Proteins found in one Labeo rohita strain BAU-BD-2019 chromosome 11, IGBB_LRoh.1.0, whole genome shotgun sequence genomic segment:
- the LOC127173489 gene encoding E3 SUMO-protein ligase ZBED1-like produces the protein MRDAEDPPQKSDFVPKRKSKSSIWDYFGYKKEDVDQNEVLCMECHKVVATKHGNTTNLSDHLKRHHKALYDEYKAKFGCQPKQTNICDAFASVTPYQKGSQRQKEITDAITFHIAKDMLPLNTVAKEGFKKMIRTLDRRYVIPSRTYFSQVAIKELYEKCKSKIEAELSHVEYYATTTDLWSSRTTEPYMSLTVHFITEDFELKSRCLQTAFFPESHTAENIAEALREAEALREAVSAWGLDETRQVCITTDNAANMVKAADLNKWTRLQCFGHRLHLAIENAVKKDGRIDRAIGVCKKLVSHFSHSWKASDALAKVQKELSLPSHCLISECQTRWGSRQMMISRILEQQQALTQVLSADKKLRHLIPTWQDIDVLESVSKSLGPMLDFTDALSGDEYVSVSFVKPVLQLFNTSLLEMREEDTDLTKNIKKKMLDYLNEKYEDDDTQKLLDMASFWTPVQDGLHQCRQEDPS, from the exons ATGCGCGACGCAGAGGATCCGCCGCAAAAAAGTGATTTCGTACCAAAAAGAAAGTCGAAATCATCTATTTGGGACTATTTCGGCTACAAAAAGGAGGATGTTGACCAAAATGAGGTACTTTGTATGGAGTGTCATAAAGTTGTGGCcacaaaacatggaaacacaaccaATTTGTCTGATCACTTAAAACGGCACCACAAAGCTCTTTACGACGAATACAAAGCCAAATTCGGATGtcaaccaaaacaaacaaatatttgtgaTGCATTTGCCAGTGTGACACCTTACCAGAAAGGTTCTCAACGACAAAAAGAAATAACAGACGCAATAACTTTTCATATCGCTAAAGATATGTTGCCATTAAATACCGTCGCCAAAGAGGGATTTAAGAAAATGATCCGAACGCTTGACAGGCGGTATGTTATACCATCCCGCACATATTTTTCCCAAGTTGCGATAAAAGAGCTGTATGAAAAATGCAAATCTAAGATTGAAGCAGAACTGTCGCACGTGGAATACTATGCAACTACAACAGACTTGTGGTCCAGCAGGACAACGGAGCCCTACATGAGTCTGACGGTCCATTTCATCACAGAGGACTTCGAGCTAAAAAGTCGCTGTTTGCAGACGGCATTTTTCCCGGAAAGTCATACAGCCGAGAATATTGCAGAGGCCCTGAGAGAAGCAGAGGCCCTGAGAGAAGCGGTGTCCGCTTGGGGTTTAGATGAGACACGTCAAGTCTGTATAACAACAGATAATGCAGCGAACATGGTCAAAGCTGCCGATCTGAACAAGTGGACCAGGCTACAGTGCTTCGGCCACAGACTGCATCTTGCAATTG AAAATGCAGTGAAAAAGGATGGCCGCATTGATCGTGCTATAGGAGTCTGCAAGAAGCTGGTGAGCCACTTCTCTCACAGCTGGAAGGCCAGCGACGCCCTAGCAAAAGTCCAGAAGGAACTCAGTCTACCATCACATTGTCTCATCTCAGAATGCCAAACAAGATGGGGTTCCAGACAGATGATGATCAGCAGGATATTAGAGCAGCAGCAGGCTTTAACTCAGGTCCTGTCTGCAGACAAGAAGCTGCGGCATCTAATTCCAACCTGGCAAGATATAGATGTGCTGGAATCTGTAAGCAAGTCACTGGGCCCAATGCTGGATTTCACTGATGCACTTTCAGGGGATGAATACGTCAGTGTCTCCTTTGTAAAGCCAGTTCTTCAGCTCTTCAACACTTCACTACTGGAAATGCGAGAAGAAGACACAGACCTGACCAAGAACATAAAAAAGAAGATGCTGGACTACCTCAATGAGAAATACGAAGATGATGATACTCAGAAGCTGCTAGATATGGCATCTTTTTGGACCCCGGTTCAAGATGGACTTCATCAGTGCAGACAAGAAGACCCAAGTTAA